The following proteins come from a genomic window of Alicyclobacillus dauci:
- a CDS encoding CotH kinase family protein, with product MTQLTAQLDHYSLFIHPNDVRELRRDIWCDDPVEAKLKMGGVRCDVQVGYRGSHIREMPKKSYRVEFETPGNRLVREIHLNAEYNDPSMIRNRLSLELFRELGVHSPDCEHVFLTVNGSPAGVYLRLESVDEYFLRRRSLPFGSIHYAVNDDANFSLISAIDHAAKSRLDDGYERKCGDERSDEQLRQLIYSINTIPRAEFGVQIRNWIDIDKYLRWLAGVVFTQNFDGFIQNYALYCNPQTGLYEIFPWDFDATFGRDIRGEILDYDYVPIEGYNTLSARILDVSEFRHRYRNLLECLLESVFTPKHLNPKVLHLFECIRPYVLQDPYKRAQVQEFEQEVDTILNFIENRRRYLCDHLEDLL from the coding sequence ATGACACAGCTCACCGCACAACTTGACCATTACTCGTTGTTTATTCATCCAAACGATGTGCGTGAACTAAGGCGGGACATATGGTGTGACGATCCGGTGGAAGCAAAGCTGAAGATGGGTGGAGTGAGATGCGATGTTCAAGTGGGGTATAGAGGATCGCATATCAGAGAAATGCCGAAAAAATCCTACCGCGTGGAGTTTGAAACACCAGGGAATCGATTGGTAAGAGAAATCCACCTAAATGCAGAGTATAACGATCCTTCCATGATACGAAACAGACTGTCATTGGAGTTATTTCGTGAACTGGGCGTACACTCTCCAGATTGTGAGCACGTCTTCTTAACAGTAAACGGATCGCCAGCAGGAGTTTATCTGCGACTAGAATCCGTGGACGAGTATTTTCTGCGTAGGCGATCTCTGCCGTTTGGCAGCATTCACTACGCCGTCAACGACGACGCAAACTTTTCGTTGATCAGCGCCATTGATCACGCGGCTAAGTCTCGACTTGATGACGGATACGAGCGAAAGTGCGGGGACGAGCGTTCCGATGAGCAATTGCGCCAATTGATTTATTCGATTAACACCATTCCCAGGGCTGAATTCGGTGTTCAGATACGGAATTGGATAGATATTGACAAGTACTTAAGATGGCTTGCAGGTGTTGTGTTTACACAGAACTTCGATGGATTTATACAAAACTATGCGCTGTATTGCAATCCTCAGACTGGGTTATATGAAATTTTTCCCTGGGATTTTGACGCAACCTTTGGGCGAGACATCAGAGGCGAGATTCTGGATTACGACTACGTGCCAATTGAGGGATATAACACTCTATCCGCAAGGATTCTAGACGTATCAGAGTTTCGTCATCGATACAGAAATTTGTTGGAATGCCTTCTCGAATCTGTGTTTACGCCTAAACACTTAAACCCAAAAGTCCTGCATTTGTTTGAATGCATACGCCCCTATGTACTACAGGATCCTTACAAACGAGCACAAGTACAGGAGTTTGAACAAGAGGTAGATACAATTTTGAACTTTATTGAAAACCGCCGGCGTTATTTATGTGATCACCTGGAAGACTTGCTATAA
- a CDS encoding ABC transporter substrate-binding protein, which translates to MKACSFVPAATRMIYDMGLEEHLSGVTFECVSDRPKIVHSILEGNHYTSAEIDRVVSEYAAADKSPYYVDMELLQSIQPDVAFTQHVCDVCQIGTSYVERALGSLTRFPTVIPLVPRNLEDILDNALSVAEALGQADTGRAYVAGLKERIARVIDVLRSHGAPLRRVMVMEWMNPVYNCGHWIPYQISIAGGVDMLSNPSGYSVVTSWEKVVQYNPEVLVIAPCGFDVARAAQEVSQMTQSGWNDLQAVIHDRVYVADADMFTQPSASTVIDGVEVLASLFHPDIFELPESLRHKVSSLANLLPTSIGTSR; encoded by the coding sequence GTGAAAGCATGTTCATTTGTACCCGCAGCAACAAGAATGATTTACGACATGGGCCTTGAGGAACATCTGTCGGGCGTTACATTTGAATGCGTATCCGACAGGCCGAAGATCGTTCATTCGATTCTGGAGGGGAACCACTATACGTCGGCCGAGATCGATCGCGTCGTAAGTGAGTATGCAGCCGCCGACAAGTCGCCCTACTATGTTGATATGGAACTGCTGCAGTCCATTCAGCCGGATGTTGCCTTTACACAACATGTGTGTGATGTATGTCAGATCGGTACGTCCTATGTAGAGCGTGCCTTGGGTTCATTGACTCGGTTTCCCACTGTCATCCCTCTCGTTCCCAGGAATTTGGAAGATATTCTCGACAATGCGTTAAGCGTTGCGGAAGCACTGGGTCAAGCGGATACGGGAAGAGCCTATGTGGCGGGGCTGAAGGAGCGGATTGCCCGGGTAATCGATGTCCTTCGGTCACATGGCGCTCCCTTGCGCCGGGTGATGGTAATGGAGTGGATGAATCCTGTCTATAACTGCGGCCACTGGATTCCGTATCAAATTTCCATCGCTGGCGGCGTTGATATGCTGTCGAATCCATCTGGGTATTCTGTCGTGACAAGTTGGGAAAAAGTTGTTCAGTATAATCCGGAGGTTCTGGTCATTGCGCCTTGTGGATTTGATGTCGCCAGAGCTGCGCAAGAAGTGTCCCAGATGACACAGTCCGGCTGGAACGATCTCCAGGCAGTCATTCACGATCGCGTTTATGTTGCTGACGCGGATATGTTTACACAACCGAGCGCATCGACCGTTATCGACGGTGTCGAGGTTTTAGCATCTTTGTTTCATCCAGACATATTTGAACTTCCAGAGAGCCTACGACATAAAGTCTCGAGTCTTGCAAACTTACTCCCAACCTCCATAGGCACTTCAAGATAA
- a CDS encoding ribonucleotide-diphosphate reductase subunit beta, producing MQLKRTKLFNEVGERDWGKRRIIGGNTTNLLELNNVKYEWAYRMYRAMMGNFWIPEEIALGDDARQYATLTEHEKQSFNKIISFLIFLDSIQTHNLPNINEYITAPEVNLCLTVHAFQEAVHSQSYGYILDSVVSADIRDSIYNEWRNDKHLLERNQFITDRYEQFIQDPSDENLVRTVMANFILEGVYFYSGFSFFFALGRQGKMLGTVSEIKYIQRDELTHLALFRHIFDEIARENPHLVTPGLIEELRAMMKQAVEHEIEWGQYVTDGHISGLTNDLIDQYIKYLANLRLKSLDMAPLYPDVQEHPMRWVDQIAAMNSTKTDFFEQKVTNYTKSANLKWDEL from the coding sequence GTGCAGTTGAAACGAACAAAACTATTTAATGAAGTGGGAGAGCGGGACTGGGGAAAGCGCCGCATCATCGGCGGCAACACCACCAACCTGCTGGAGTTAAACAACGTCAAGTACGAGTGGGCTTATCGCATGTATCGAGCCATGATGGGGAATTTTTGGATTCCGGAGGAGATTGCACTCGGGGATGATGCTCGTCAGTATGCCACGTTAACCGAACACGAAAAACAAAGCTTTAATAAGATTATCTCGTTTCTCATTTTTCTCGACAGTATTCAGACACACAACCTGCCGAATATCAATGAATACATCACGGCACCGGAAGTGAACTTGTGTTTAACCGTACATGCCTTTCAGGAAGCGGTTCACTCACAGTCCTATGGCTACATTCTGGATTCCGTCGTCAGCGCTGATATTCGCGACAGCATCTACAATGAGTGGCGCAACGACAAACATCTATTGGAGCGGAATCAATTCATTACGGACAGGTATGAACAGTTCATTCAAGATCCCAGCGACGAGAACTTGGTTAGGACGGTGATGGCGAATTTTATTCTCGAAGGCGTGTATTTTTACTCCGGGTTTAGCTTCTTCTTTGCATTGGGAAGACAGGGGAAAATGCTGGGGACTGTATCCGAAATCAAGTACATTCAGCGAGATGAACTGACTCACCTGGCACTGTTTCGGCATATTTTTGACGAGATCGCTCGGGAAAATCCGCATCTTGTGACGCCGGGCCTAATTGAGGAACTCCGAGCCATGATGAAACAAGCAGTGGAACATGAAATCGAATGGGGTCAATACGTGACCGACGGACACATTTCCGGCTTGACAAATGACCTGATTGACCAATACATCAAATACTTGGCCAACCTTCGTTTGAAGTCATTGGACATGGCGCCGCTCTATCCGGACGTACAGGAACATCCGATGCGTTGGGTCGACCAGATTGCCGCAATGAATTCGACGAAGACAGACTTCTTTGAGCAAAAGGTGACCAACTACACGAAATCGGCGAATTTAAAGTGGGATGAGTTGTAA
- a CDS encoding ribonucleoside-diphosphate reductase subunit alpha gives MSTIDVQMPTLDKIRTLYKRSGSPVPFDFTKVRRTIVRACEGLEGCSPSDLELNLSGYLQDGLSSGELMRTLIQVAVEKTSVEQPNWQFVAARLLLAECYKEAGRNRGYVSINGYGEFYPLIVKLEEMGRYGGYIRATYSRDEIDELGMYIQPKRDLLFNYVGLKQLMDRYVIKGQGQEILELPQELFMGVAMHLAMNESDRLTRAKQFYDVLCKLEATVATPTLSNARKPFHQLSSCFIDMPQDDLVSIYETDKAFARVSKFGGGMGIYVGKIRARGSAIRNHKGASGGVIPWVKNYNNTAVSCNQLGVRSGAVAIYLDVWHKDIHDFLQLRTNNGDERLKAHDIFPGVCIPDEFMRRVESRDMWYLFCPYEVEREMGFRLEDSWGDEFEKRYQACIDHSRLDRVEVPAIDIMKRIMQSAFETGTPFIFFRDTANRLNPNKHAGMIYCSNLCTEIMQNMSPLRLTEESSDDGTIVVRYEPGDFVVCNLSSLNIGRCHSREQIERIVSAQIRSMDNVIDLNFYPVKQAEITNRKYRAIGLGVSGYHQYLAQRGIVWESEEHLHHIDELFEWINYFAIKASMELAKEKGPYPLFEGSDWHTGDYFDHRNYRSREGGPDWDWLRREVQEHGIRNAYLFAIAPTSSTSLIAGSTAGIDPVFSRFFLEEKKNGVIPQTAPNLNEQTFWYYKEAHTIDQIWSIRACAVRQRHIDQSQSFNLYITPDIHVRDFLNLYVQAWKNVLKTVYYVRSQSVEVEDCVACSS, from the coding sequence ATGAGCACAATCGATGTACAAATGCCGACGTTGGACAAGATCCGCACACTGTACAAGAGATCAGGAAGTCCTGTACCGTTTGACTTCACGAAAGTCCGTCGCACCATTGTTCGAGCATGTGAAGGTTTGGAAGGATGTAGTCCATCTGATCTGGAGCTGAACCTGTCTGGCTACTTGCAAGATGGCTTGTCCTCGGGGGAATTGATGAGGACGCTGATTCAAGTTGCGGTTGAGAAGACATCGGTGGAACAGCCAAATTGGCAGTTCGTCGCTGCGCGATTGCTGTTGGCTGAATGCTATAAAGAGGCTGGACGGAATCGTGGGTATGTTTCTATCAATGGGTATGGTGAGTTTTACCCCCTCATTGTCAAGTTGGAGGAGATGGGGCGATACGGAGGCTACATACGGGCGACATATTCAAGAGACGAGATCGATGAATTGGGCATGTACATACAACCGAAAAGGGACTTATTGTTCAATTATGTTGGGCTGAAGCAGCTCATGGATCGATACGTGATCAAGGGGCAGGGGCAGGAGATTCTCGAGTTGCCACAAGAGCTGTTCATGGGTGTTGCTATGCACTTAGCCATGAACGAATCCGATAGGCTCACGAGGGCGAAACAGTTTTACGATGTCCTCTGTAAACTTGAGGCTACCGTGGCCACACCTACACTCAGCAACGCGCGCAAGCCATTTCATCAGTTGAGTTCCTGTTTCATTGATATGCCGCAGGACGATCTCGTCAGTATTTATGAAACGGACAAAGCATTCGCTCGCGTGTCAAAGTTTGGCGGAGGCATGGGGATTTATGTGGGAAAGATTCGCGCGCGAGGTTCTGCGATTCGAAACCATAAAGGTGCAAGCGGTGGAGTCATTCCCTGGGTGAAGAATTACAACAACACGGCCGTCAGTTGCAATCAGTTGGGCGTACGGAGTGGGGCAGTGGCTATTTATCTCGATGTCTGGCACAAGGACATTCACGATTTCTTGCAGTTGCGGACGAACAATGGTGACGAACGACTAAAAGCCCACGACATATTTCCCGGTGTCTGTATACCGGACGAGTTTATGCGTCGGGTAGAGAGCCGTGACATGTGGTACTTGTTTTGCCCGTACGAAGTTGAACGGGAGATGGGGTTTCGCTTGGAGGATTCGTGGGGCGACGAGTTCGAAAAGCGATATCAAGCGTGTATCGATCATTCCCGTTTGGATCGAGTTGAAGTTCCGGCTATCGATATCATGAAGCGAATTATGCAATCTGCATTCGAGACCGGGACGCCATTTATTTTCTTTCGTGATACGGCGAACCGGCTCAATCCAAACAAGCATGCTGGCATGATCTACTGCAGCAATCTTTGTACGGAAATTATGCAGAATATGAGTCCGCTGCGGCTCACAGAAGAGTCATCTGACGATGGGACTATCGTTGTTCGGTATGAACCCGGGGATTTTGTCGTGTGTAACCTGTCGTCTCTGAATATCGGAAGGTGTCATTCGAGAGAGCAAATCGAACGTATTGTTTCCGCCCAAATTCGCAGTATGGACAATGTCATTGATCTGAATTTTTATCCGGTGAAGCAGGCTGAAATCACGAACCGCAAGTACCGGGCAATCGGACTCGGCGTCAGTGGATATCATCAGTATTTGGCTCAACGGGGGATTGTGTGGGAGTCGGAGGAACACTTGCACCATATCGATGAGTTGTTTGAGTGGATCAATTACTTCGCCATCAAGGCATCGATGGAGCTGGCCAAGGAAAAGGGGCCATACCCGTTATTCGAGGGCTCAGATTGGCATACGGGGGACTATTTTGATCATCGTAACTACCGTAGCCGCGAAGGTGGCCCTGACTGGGATTGGCTGCGCAGAGAAGTTCAAGAGCACGGGATTCGCAATGCATACCTGTTCGCGATTGCGCCCACCAGCAGCACGAGCTTGATAGCCGGAAGCACAGCGGGGATTGATCCAGTGTTTTCGCGATTTTTTCTCGAGGAGAAGAAGAATGGGGTCATTCCTCAAACCGCACCGAATTTAAATGAGCAAACATTTTGGTATTACAAAGAGGCGCACACGATTGATCAAATATGGAGCATCCGTGCTTGTGCCGTTCGCCAACGGCACATCGATCAATCACAGTCATTTAACCTGTACATCACCCCTGACATACACGTTCGTGACTTTCTAAACCTTTATGTTCAGGCGTGGAAGAATGTGCTCAAGACCGTTTATTACGTTCGCAGTCAGTCAGTCGAAGTGGAGGACTGTGTGGCTTGTTCGTCCTAA